A region from the Actinomycetota bacterium genome encodes:
- a CDS encoding riboflavin synthase, which yields MFTGLIESEGIITRVHRASGGMHLEVYAPEFGRDMAIGDSIAVDGVCLTIVKFIRGAFLADVSEETVNLTTLRDLRQGSKVNLERALRFSDRFGGHLVSGHVDGIGSLLMRHSAGNSTIYQFSASRELMEFVVPKGSIAIDGISLTVADIRDDSFACAVIPHTEQLTTLKDKAIGSAVNLEVDMLAKYVKRFVGQYMGVDETSDRPGRRGLADLLRDFTEGR from the coding sequence ATGTTCACGGGATTGATTGAATCTGAAGGCATCATCACACGGGTGCACCGTGCGTCCGGCGGGATGCACCTAGAGGTCTATGCGCCCGAGTTCGGTAGGGATATGGCGATCGGCGACTCGATTGCCGTGGATGGCGTTTGCCTGACGATTGTGAAGTTCATCCGCGGAGCCTTCCTCGCCGATGTCAGCGAGGAAACGGTCAATCTGACAACACTCAGAGACCTTCGCCAGGGCAGCAAGGTGAACCTGGAGCGGGCGCTGCGGTTCTCGGATCGATTCGGCGGGCACCTTGTTTCGGGGCACGTCGACGGCATCGGATCGCTTCTGATGCGTCATTCGGCGGGCAACTCGACCATCTATCAGTTCTCGGCTTCCAGGGAGCTGATGGAATTCGTGGTTCCCAAGGGCTCGATAGCCATCGATGGCATCTCGCTGACGGTCGCCGACATCCGAGACGACAGTTTCGCTTGCGCTGTCATCCCGCACACAGAGCAGTTGACGACTCTAAAAGACAAGGCAATCGGCTCAGCCGTCAACCTAGAGGTTGATATGCTCGCGAAGTACGTCAAGAGGTTCGTGGGGCAGTACATGGGCGTGGATGAGACCTCGGACCGTCCTGGACGCAGGGGACTGGCTGACCTGCTCAGGGACTTCACAGAGGGCAGGTGA
- a CDS encoding bifunctional 3,4-dihydroxy-2-butanone-4-phosphate synthase/GTP cyclohydrolase II, whose protein sequence is MFATIPEAIEQISAGRMIIVVDDQCRENEGDLVIAASKVRPEDINFMATHGRGLICMPMTGERLDELKIPPMTRDNTSAHDTAFHVSIGARANVTTGISAHDRATTVAVAIDPGAGPQDISMPGHVLPLRARDGGVLERAGHTEASVDLARLAGLTPAAVICEIMNADGTMARRPELERFAEEHGLLIVTVADLIRHRRKTERLVERVAEVKMPTRFGDFVLYGYNSTVDDSVQMALVAGSPAGKSGVLVRVHSECLTGDIFGSLRCDCGAQLEEAMRRVQEVGEGVILYIVGHEGRGIGLAAKLAAYELQEQGCDTVEANARLGFLPDLRDYGIGAQILADLGLTSMRLMTNNPTKVVGLEGYGLTIVEQVSLEMPTCSQNIAYLKTKKEKLNHRLQLGESQAQERSVSDEDVRG, encoded by the coding sequence CTGTTCGCGACCATCCCTGAGGCCATCGAGCAGATCTCGGCTGGGCGCATGATCATAGTCGTCGATGACCAGTGTCGCGAGAACGAGGGCGACCTTGTGATCGCAGCGTCGAAAGTCAGGCCTGAGGATATCAACTTCATGGCCACACACGGCCGGGGACTCATCTGCATGCCGATGACAGGCGAGCGTCTCGATGAGCTCAAGATCCCACCGATGACCAGGGACAACACCTCGGCGCACGACACTGCATTCCACGTGTCGATTGGAGCTCGGGCCAACGTGACTACCGGCATCTCGGCCCATGATCGCGCGACCACTGTGGCCGTGGCCATCGACCCTGGGGCTGGCCCGCAAGACATCAGCATGCCGGGACACGTGTTGCCTCTGAGGGCCAGGGATGGCGGCGTGCTTGAGCGTGCCGGCCACACCGAAGCCTCGGTAGACCTCGCGCGATTAGCGGGATTGACGCCCGCCGCTGTGATCTGCGAGATCATGAATGCCGACGGTACGATGGCGCGAAGGCCCGAGCTCGAGCGATTCGCCGAGGAGCACGGACTGCTCATCGTGACCGTCGCCGATCTCATCCGCCACCGACGCAAGACCGAGAGACTCGTAGAACGTGTCGCCGAAGTCAAGATGCCGACGCGCTTCGGCGATTTCGTGCTCTACGGGTACAACTCGACCGTGGATGATTCGGTGCAGATGGCGCTTGTGGCTGGCTCACCAGCTGGAAAGTCCGGCGTGTTGGTGCGCGTCCACTCAGAGTGCTTGACTGGCGACATCTTCGGCTCACTGCGCTGTGATTGCGGTGCCCAGCTAGAAGAGGCGATGCGCCGGGTGCAGGAGGTCGGCGAAGGCGTGATCCTCTACATAGTCGGCCACGAAGGCAGGGGAATAGGGCTTGCCGCAAAACTCGCAGCCTACGAGCTACAGGAACAGGGCTGCGACACAGTTGAAGCGAATGCTCGGCTTGGATTCTTGCCCGATCTTAGGGACTACGGGATCGGTGCGCAGATACTTGCGGACCTAGGACTCACTTCGATGCGACTGATGACGAACAATCCTACCAAGGTTGTGGGACTCGAGGGCTATGGACTGACTATCGTGGAGCAGGTCTCGCTGGAGATGCCCACGTGTTCGCAGAACATCGCATATCTGAAGACCAAGAAAGAGAAGCTGAATCATCGTCTACAGCTTGGCGAGAGCCAGGCCCAGGAGAGGAGCGTGTCAGATGAAGACGTTCGAGGGTGA